The Sulfurimonas sp. genome includes a region encoding these proteins:
- a CDS encoding 6-hydroxymethylpterin diphosphokinase MptE-like protein — protein MVTNQVTKNFNDNIAYLQAFQKGVYSKLAALDNAIENGYYQEKYELVYEKGYFDVYEKTTKKFLYAKDSSTHAKLASQSIDYELNDNLFKGFHEYIIDDSELEVYKQKKPFEDSMSGFAPIMHYCQQNSLKNKRLKTLDKFVFFGTGLGLHISSIHEKISSEVYFIIEDDLELFRLSLFTTNYAKLALDAQLIFSIFEDKSEFSKSSKEFLDTKYYYNHYIKYFHLLSHSEDKHEQFHLAIASGAHFSFDYNVLLTQNLKPLDYIFGNYKFLNKELAFADSILNEKPFLLLGAGPSLQKNIEWLRQNHKNFIIVAVSATLTLLEREHISPDIIVHLDAYHSSVELFAKIKSMDFIKNSICFFSDKIDTDVIRLFDEKNVFLFENGTNYKINSIKPSAPCVGSIAYQILLILKAKNIYLLGLDLALDTKTGKTHIDSYVDMKTISIENHTDKKEILGYSESLFKIEGNLSKEVFTNARWQTSIDVVNLSTKLLKQDSQNIFNLSDGAKFIDVNSKKVQDLELKKISRKEDIYKHLFSICLQNSSKNLNSVELNNLDEKLLHSKKLLQLVKKYKNYHQLSLAKTVENILLLNTRLTNENEIKNYQISRVIDLYLRYILGYLFDFMNSEELEKKEFHIYNLYILILEHISQIISHYLNLVTAKLKKEEECNLLSNL, from the coding sequence ATGGTAACTAACCAAGTCACTAAAAATTTCAATGACAATATTGCATATTTACAGGCTTTTCAAAAAGGGGTATACTCAAAATTAGCGGCTTTGGACAATGCTATTGAAAACGGCTACTATCAAGAAAAGTATGAGCTTGTTTATGAAAAGGGCTATTTTGATGTATATGAGAAAACTACAAAAAAATTTTTATACGCTAAAGATAGCTCAACTCATGCAAAGTTGGCATCACAAAGTATTGATTATGAGTTAAATGATAATCTTTTTAAAGGCTTTCATGAATATATCATTGATGATAGTGAGTTAGAGGTATACAAACAAAAAAAACCGTTTGAAGATTCGATGAGCGGATTTGCTCCTATAATGCACTATTGCCAACAAAATTCACTAAAAAATAAAAGATTAAAAACTTTGGATAAATTTGTTTTTTTTGGAACAGGTTTAGGTTTGCATATATCTTCTATACATGAAAAAATCTCTTCTGAAGTCTATTTTATTATTGAGGATGATTTAGAACTTTTTAGGCTTTCTCTCTTTACGACAAACTATGCCAAGTTAGCTTTGGATGCACAACTGATTTTTTCAATTTTTGAAGATAAAAGTGAGTTCTCAAAAAGTTCCAAAGAGTTTTTGGATACAAAATATTACTACAATCATTATATAAAATATTTTCATCTTCTTAGCCATAGCGAAGATAAGCATGAGCAGTTTCATCTTGCCATAGCCTCCGGTGCACATTTTTCATTTGATTATAATGTCTTATTGACGCAAAATTTAAAACCGCTTGATTATATTTTCGGTAATTACAAATTCTTAAACAAAGAACTTGCTTTTGCTGATAGTATACTTAATGAAAAACCTTTTTTACTTCTCGGAGCAGGTCCTTCTCTACAAAAAAACATAGAATGGCTTAGACAAAATCATAAAAATTTTATTATAGTTGCGGTTTCTGCAACACTGACATTACTGGAGAGAGAGCATATTTCACCGGATATTATCGTGCATTTGGATGCTTATCACTCTTCCGTGGAACTTTTTGCGAAAATAAAATCTATGGATTTTATAAAAAATTCTATCTGTTTTTTTTCCGATAAAATAGACACCGATGTTATTAGATTATTTGATGAAAAAAATGTTTTTCTTTTTGAAAACGGAACTAATTATAAAATAAATTCTATAAAGCCATCAGCTCCTTGTGTCGGTTCTATCGCTTATCAAATACTGCTAATTTTAAAAGCAAAAAATATATATTTATTGGGATTGGATTTGGCTCTTGATACTAAAACAGGTAAAACACATATAGATTCTTATGTTGATATGAAAACAATTTCTATTGAAAATCATACAGATAAAAAAGAGATACTGGGATACAGTGAGAGTTTATTTAAAATAGAGGGCAATTTAAGCAAAGAAGTTTTTACCAATGCAAGGTGGCAAACATCTATTGATGTTGTTAACTTATCTACAAAACTACTAAAGCAGGATTCTCAAAATATTTTTAACCTAAGTGACGGTGCAAAATTTATAGATGTTAATTCAAAAAAAGTGCAAGATTTAGAGTTAAAAAAAATATCAAGAAAAGAAGATATTTATAAACATCTCTTTAGTATATGCTTGCAGAATTCATCTAAAAATTTAAATAGTGTTGAATTGAATAACTTGGATGAAAAGCTTTTACACTCTAAAAAACTGCTTCAATTAGTTAAAAAGTATAAAAACTATCATCAGCTATCTTTAGCTAAAACAGTAGAAAACATTCTTCTGTTAAATACAAGATTAACTAACGAAAATGAGATAAAAAACTATCAAATAAGCCGTGTAATTGATTTATACCTAAGATATATCTTAGGCTATTTATTTGATTTTATGAACTCCGAGGAGCTTGAAAAAAAAGAGTTTCATATCTATAATCTATATATATTAATATTGGAGCATATTTCGCAAATTATAAGCCATTATTTAAATCTTGTAACTGCTAAATTAAAAAAAGAAGAGGAATGTAATTTGCTATCAAATTTATAA
- a CDS encoding radical SAM protein, which yields MRVLLICYDNESFIQWFPQGLAYIAATLLKYGHEVEIYAQDIHHYPEEHLTDKLNNEHYDVVGLSFIGGYYEYAKAKKISRAVNESKQRPFYILGGFGPSPEPRYFLKKMNADAIVMGEGEVTIIDLLDALEHKKDLKNVLGIAYKKDDKTFVNPARMLIEDIDSIPMPAYHLFNIEHYRKIRMPECTKTDFIMPVLSGRGCTFTCNFCYRMDKGFRGRSNESIIEEIKFLQKNYRITYISFSDELLMSSIPRTVSLCEDFIKAGLKFKWDCNGRLNYAKPKVLKLMKQAGCVYVNYGIEAFDNQILKNMNKVLTTKQIESGIKATKEAGMAPGYNIIFGNIDETRETLMKGVDFLLKYDKEEELRTIRPVTPYPGSPLYYLAIEKGLLGGIEDFYENKHKNSDLLTCNFTKLSDKEFYQALMDANEILLDNYQARVKQDTKRQLESLYIEHDATFRGFRQT from the coding sequence TTGAGAGTATTATTAATTTGTTATGACAATGAATCATTTATACAGTGGTTCCCGCAAGGTTTGGCATATATTGCCGCGACATTGCTAAAGTATGGACACGAGGTGGAAATATATGCACAAGATATTCACCACTATCCGGAAGAGCATCTAACAGATAAGCTTAATAATGAACACTATGATGTTGTCGGTCTTAGTTTTATAGGCGGTTATTATGAGTATGCAAAAGCAAAAAAAATATCACGCGCCGTAAATGAGTCTAAACAGAGACCTTTTTACATATTGGGTGGTTTTGGACCAAGTCCGGAACCGCGTTATTTTCTTAAAAAAATGAATGCAGATGCAATTGTCATGGGTGAGGGCGAAGTTACTATTATTGATTTACTGGATGCTCTTGAGCATAAAAAAGATTTAAAAAATGTATTGGGAATTGCTTACAAAAAAGATGACAAAACTTTTGTAAATCCCGCAAGAATGCTTATAGAAGATATAGATTCTATTCCCATGCCGGCGTATCATCTGTTTAATATTGAACATTATAGAAAAATAAGAATGCCCGAATGTACGAAAACAGATTTTATTATGCCTGTGCTAAGCGGCCGCGGATGTACTTTTACATGTAATTTTTGTTATAGAATGGACAAAGGCTTTAGGGGCAGAAGCAATGAGTCTATAATAGAAGAGATAAAATTTTTACAAAAAAATTATCGTATAACATATATCTCATTTTCCGATGAGCTGCTTATGTCTTCAATACCTAGAACAGTTAGCTTGTGTGAAGATTTTATAAAAGCAGGTTTAAAATTTAAATGGGATTGTAACGGAAGATTAAACTATGCAAAACCAAAGGTTCTCAAGTTGATGAAACAAGCCGGTTGTGTATATGTCAATTATGGCATAGAGGCTTTTGATAATCAAATTTTAAAAAATATGAATAAGGTTTTGACAACAAAGCAGATTGAAAGCGGAATAAAAGCTACAAAAGAAGCCGGGATGGCACCGGGATACAATATAATTTTTGGAAATATTGATGAAACAAGAGAAACGCTTATGAAAGGTGTCGATTTTCTACTCAAATATGACAAAGAAGAGGAGTTGCGAACAATAAGGCCGGTTACTCCATACCCGGGGTCACCGTTGTACTATTTAGCGATAGAAAAAGGACTTTTAGGCGGTATAGAAGATTTTTATGAAAATAAGCATAAAAATTCCGACCTCTTAACATGTAACTTTACAAAGCTGAGTGATAAAGAATTTTATCAAGCGCTTATGGACGCAAATGAAATTTTGCTTGATAATTATCAAGCAAGAGTTAAACAGGATACAAAAAGACAGCTTGAGAGTTTATATATTGAGCATGATGCTACATTTAGAGGTTTTAGACAAACTTAA
- a CDS encoding SDR family oxidoreductase: MEKKVALVSGSSRGIGKGIAKRLIESNYIVYINGRDLESLERTKSELDAEVKLIVSDLSIDLNIKQTVEKIFKDEGRLDLVVANIGSGKSALGWNVDIKEYKRVFEINFFSAVSLATYSVEVMSQRGGHIVFISSIAGCESLGAPITYGSAKTALLGFAKNLSNEVAKLKIRVNSISPGNVMFDGSTWDDKIKKNKEAVEEYIEKNVPLNGFATPQDIAKAVMFLEESSFITGANIVVDGGQINKII, from the coding sequence GTATCGGAAAAGGTATTGCTAAGAGGCTGATTGAAAGTAATTATATAGTCTATATAAACGGCAGAGATTTAGAGAGTTTAGAAAGAACAAAAAGTGAGTTAGATGCTGAGGTTAAGTTAATTGTTAGTGACTTAAGTATTGATTTAAACATAAAACAAACAGTAGAAAAAATATTTAAAGATGAGGGCAGACTAGATTTAGTCGTTGCAAATATAGGAAGCGGAAAATCTGCTTTGGGCTGGAATGTGGATATAAAAGAGTATAAAAGAGTATTTGAGATTAACTTTTTTAGTGCGGTATCTCTGGCTACATACAGTGTTGAAGTTATGAGCCAAAGAGGCGGACATATAGTATTTATCTCTTCAATTGCAGGTTGTGAATCTTTAGGTGCGCCGATAACATACGGCAGTGCAAAAACCGCTCTTCTTGGTTTTGCTAAAAATTTATCTAACGAAGTTGCGAAATTAAAGATTAGAGTAAACTCTATATCTCCGGGCAATGTAATGTTTGATGGAAGTACTTGGGATGATAAAATTAAAAAGAACAAAGAAGCGGTAGAGGAATATATCGAAAAAAATGTTCCTCTAAATGGTTTTGCAACACCTCAGGATATAGCAAAAGCAGTAATGTTTTTAGAAGAGAGCAGTTTTATAACAGGTGCCAATATTGTTGTTGACGGCGGACAGATAAATAAAATAATTTAG
- a CDS encoding SDR family oxidoreductase, with protein MSVIEKFSLKDSLAIVTGGAGLLGKQHVEALIEAGADVIIFDINENALEETKKYFLKKYNTDVLSLKVDITNEDEILKAKEKIFKHFSKFPNILINNAAIDPKFEKNSAVNKSRLENFDARQWNLEISVGLTGAMLCSKIFGAEMAKNKRGIILNIASDLGVIAPDQRLYKQDGLKDEEQNVKPVTYSVIKHGLIGLTKYIATYWADKGVRCNAFAPGGVFNNHSDEFVNKIAQLIPMKRMANLDEYKASVVFLCSDASSYMNGATLNMDGGRSVW; from the coding sequence ATGAGCGTAATAGAAAAATTCAGTTTAAAAGATAGTCTTGCAATTGTAACAGGCGGAGCGGGACTGCTCGGCAAGCAGCATGTAGAAGCTTTGATTGAAGCGGGGGCGGATGTAATTATATTTGATATTAATGAAAACGCCCTAGAAGAGACAAAAAAATATTTTTTAAAAAAGTATAATACAGATGTACTGTCGCTAAAAGTTGATATAACAAATGAAGATGAGATATTAAAAGCAAAAGAAAAAATATTTAAACACTTTAGCAAGTTTCCAAATATACTTATAAATAATGCCGCAATTGACCCAAAATTTGAAAAAAACAGTGCAGTTAACAAATCAAGACTTGAAAATTTTGACGCAAGACAGTGGAATTTAGAAATTTCTGTCGGACTTACCGGTGCTATGCTTTGCAGCAAAATATTCGGAGCAGAGATGGCAAAAAACAAGAGAGGCATTATTTTAAATATAGCATCGGATTTGGGTGTAATTGCGCCGGATCAGAGATTATACAAACAAGACGGGCTTAAAGATGAAGAACAAAATGTAAAACCTGTCACATACTCTGTTATAAAACATGGACTAATAGGGCTTACAAAATACATTGCAACATACTGGGCAGACAAAGGTGTCAGATGTAACGCTTTTGCTCCCGGCGGTGTTTTTAATAATCATTCAGATGAGTTTGTAAATAAAATAGCACAGCTTATTCCAATGAAAAGAATGGCAAATCTTGATGAGTATAAAGCCTCGGTTGTTTTTTTATGCAGCGATGCCAGCAGTTATATGAACGGTGCAACACTGAATATGGATGGCGGCAGAAGTGTATGGTAA
- a CDS encoding 6-hydroxymethylpterin diphosphokinase MptE-like protein, with the protein MESIEQIAIETYQKNLKYFSEQQPELMQKLTLFNDSLEDGSRSAKYDLEYISGYFDVKQLKTGLYLYSDNSQNISRQIASVINYKKDSFIFEGFPLYKVSKDRQKELDDRSEGFEDILPIMNYYIENSNLDDTMKIIEKFIFIGVGLGLHISLIDDKIKAKEYFIIEDDIELFRLSLFTTSFYKIAEHSELYFSVADDENKFLIIMKSFLRGTFFNNRYLKYSYFSAHSDNKIKQIQNALSTQGFAFFPYKQELKKYLRPLEYINDGYKVLNISKHLENNLFTNKPVLLLAAGPSFKKNLEWVKKNHHKFIVVAIAAVLNTLYNNNIKPDIVTHIDGYEGSMPLFKDIPTHEFLKDTIVLFGPFALSKLRALFSKEQIFYHESNARYFENFGSLTAPCVGSHTLMLSLVFDTRELYLLGLDLAINQKTGSSHSEDYEDKKIIDLSKKNKLHTNMVASENLFPVQGNLTNIVYTTAITHTSVQFLHEYMKNVKRDNQTVYNLNDGAKLFDTVPTPIETINVDKYSEIDKKELYHLIYDIFSKNSATELSKDNVESLKLRLFKAKQIKNDIDQYINSVSHSNVNRYLYDMLGVVSGILHRGKHETENIVDVYYTYFEYVLPLIIDFFNTKGLKNEKRHIKKFDKMLQSGMLNIEKMYAETLEAFIKNRC; encoded by the coding sequence ATGGAATCTATTGAACAAATTGCTATTGAGACATACCAAAAAAATTTAAAATACTTCTCGGAGCAACAACCGGAGCTTATGCAAAAGCTCACACTCTTTAATGACTCTCTTGAAGATGGCAGCCGTAGTGCCAAGTATGATTTGGAGTATATTAGCGGCTATTTTGATGTCAAGCAATTGAAGACGGGTCTTTACCTATATTCCGACAATAGTCAAAATATTTCTCGACAAATTGCGAGTGTGATTAATTACAAAAAAGATTCTTTTATTTTTGAGGGTTTTCCGCTATATAAAGTATCAAAAGATAGACAAAAAGAGCTAGATGACAGATCGGAAGGGTTTGAAGATATTTTACCCATAATGAATTATTATATTGAAAATTCTAATCTCGACGATACAATGAAAATTATTGAAAAATTTATTTTTATCGGTGTAGGATTAGGTCTCCATATCTCGCTAATAGATGATAAAATAAAAGCAAAAGAATATTTTATCATTGAAGATGATATTGAACTTTTTAGACTTTCTCTTTTTACAACATCATTTTATAAAATTGCTGAGCATAGTGAGTTGTATTTTTCAGTCGCCGATGATGAAAATAAATTTCTTATTATTATGAAAAGCTTTTTAAGAGGTACTTTTTTTAATAACCGATATTTAAAATATTCATACTTTAGCGCTCATTCCGACAATAAGATAAAACAGATACAAAATGCGCTCTCAACACAGGGGTTTGCATTTTTTCCATATAAACAAGAGTTGAAAAAGTATTTAAGACCGCTAGAGTACATAAATGACGGCTATAAAGTTTTAAATATTAGTAAGCACTTAGAAAATAATCTTTTTACAAATAAGCCCGTTTTACTTTTAGCTGCAGGTCCGTCTTTTAAAAAAAATCTTGAGTGGGTTAAAAAGAACCACCATAAATTTATAGTGGTTGCTATTGCTGCAGTATTAAATACTTTGTATAATAACAATATAAAGCCTGATATTGTTACTCATATAGACGGCTATGAAGGTTCTATGCCTCTTTTTAAAGATATCCCCACTCATGAATTTTTGAAAGATACTATTGTGTTATTTGGACCTTTTGCTTTATCTAAGTTAAGAGCACTTTTTTCTAAAGAGCAGATATTTTATCATGAATCAAATGCAAGGTATTTTGAAAATTTTGGTTCATTAACGGCACCATGCGTAGGTTCACACACTCTTATGTTATCACTTGTATTTGATACTAGAGAACTTTATTTATTGGGATTAGATTTAGCCATAAATCAAAAGACGGGTTCATCGCATTCTGAAGATTATGAAGATAAAAAAATAATTGATTTAAGTAAAAAAAATAAACTTCATACCAATATGGTTGCCAGTGAAAATTTATTTCCCGTTCAGGGAAATTTGACAAATATTGTTTATACTACTGCAATAACTCACACATCTGTTCAGTTTCTTCACGAATATATGAAAAATGTTAAAAGGGATAATCAGACAGTTTATAATTTAAATGACGGGGCAAAATTATTTGATACTGTTCCAACACCGATAGAAACAATTAATGTAGATAAATATAGCGAGATTGACAAAAAAGAACTTTATCACTTAATTTATGATATTTTTAGTAAAAACAGTGCAACGGAATTAAGTAAAGATAATGTTGAATCGCTTAAATTAAGGCTCTTTAAAGCAAAGCAGATAAAAAATGATATAGACCAGTATATAAATAGTGTTTCGCATTCAAATGTTAACAGGTACTTGTACGATATGTTGGGCGTAGTATCTGGTATACTTCATAGGGGAAAGCATGAAACAGAGAATATTGTAGATGTGTACTATACATATTTTGAGTATGTATTGCCGTTGATAATAGATTTTTTCAATACAAAAGGTTTGAAAAATGAAAAGAGACATATTAAAAAATTTGATAAAATGTTACAAAGCGGAATGTTAAACATAGAAAAGATGTATGCAGAAACTTTAGAAGCTTTTATAAAAAATAGATGTTAA